From one Oceanimonas doudoroffii genomic stretch:
- a CDS encoding phage tail protein → MNEGYMGVIQALGFQFAPLNWSYCNGNVIAISQNQALFALLGDIYGGDGHTSFGLPDLRGRTPMGQFQGPGLTNRVIGQRLGAETVTLTEAQMPAHTHTHSYAGSGPASAATLRVSTDPGTRAVPEDGDVIASVAGTNMYLPASDVTATVPLGGVSGGGSFDNSQFAIQNAGGSQPVPIMQPSLVVNFCICVNGLFPQRS, encoded by the coding sequence ATGAACGAGGGCTATATGGGCGTCATTCAGGCGCTGGGTTTTCAGTTTGCCCCGCTGAACTGGAGTTACTGTAACGGCAACGTTATCGCCATCAGCCAAAACCAGGCCCTGTTCGCCTTACTGGGCGACATTTACGGCGGCGACGGCCACACCAGCTTCGGCCTGCCCGATCTGCGCGGCCGCACTCCAATGGGCCAGTTCCAGGGCCCGGGTCTAACCAACCGTGTCATCGGCCAGAGACTGGGCGCGGAAACCGTCACCCTGACCGAAGCCCAAATGCCGGCGCACACCCATACTCACTCCTATGCCGGCTCCGGCCCGGCCTCCGCGGCCACTCTTCGGGTCAGCACCGACCCCGGCACCCGCGCCGTGCCGGAGGACGGCGACGTGATCGCCAGCGTGGCGGGGACCAACATGTATCTGCCCGCCAGTGACGTCACCGCCACCGTGCCCCTCGGCGGCGTTTCCGGCGGTGGCAGCTTCGACAACAGCCAGTTCGCGATCCAAAACGCCGGCGGCAGTCAGCCGGTGCCCATCATGCAGCCTTCACTGGTGGTGAACTTCTGTATCTGCGTCAACGGCCTGTTCCCGCAGCGCAGCTGA
- a CDS encoding phage tail protein: MFDSYIGVIQALGFQFAPENWGYCAGGLIPIQQNTALYSLLGTIYGGDARTVFALPDLRGRVPVGQFQGPGLSPWNMGMRPGYEVTSLSVLELPVHSHGHAYGGQNGSIDVQVAGQLGSQDAPSTGDYLAGPSRRGRPAGNLFAPADSQPLVAVHSLVDDPGQGFINAGLTIDVSGDNGDVSLEQPNQVINYCICMDGIYPSRS; the protein is encoded by the coding sequence ATGTTTGATTCATATATAGGCGTCATTCAGGCGCTGGGGTTTCAGTTCGCCCCCGAGAACTGGGGCTACTGCGCCGGCGGCCTCATCCCCATCCAACAAAATACGGCCCTGTATTCCCTGCTGGGCACTATTTACGGCGGTGATGCCAGAACCGTCTTCGCCTTGCCCGATCTGCGGGGCCGCGTTCCGGTGGGCCAGTTCCAAGGTCCCGGTCTCTCTCCGTGGAACATGGGTATGCGCCCCGGCTATGAGGTGACTAGCCTGTCTGTCTTAGAGCTGCCCGTGCACAGCCACGGCCATGCTTACGGCGGGCAAAACGGGAGCATTGATGTACAGGTGGCCGGCCAGCTCGGGAGCCAGGATGCCCCCTCCACCGGCGACTATCTGGCGGGGCCGTCTCGGCGGGGCCGCCCGGCCGGCAACCTGTTTGCACCGGCCGATTCACAGCCCCTGGTCGCCGTGCATAGCTTGGTCGATGATCCCGGCCAAGGCTTCATCAACGCTGGCCTGACGATTGACGTTTCCGGCGACAACGGCGATGTGTCACTCGAACAGCCCAACCAGGTGATCAATTACTGTATCTGCATGGATGGAATCTATCCGTCACGCAGCTGA
- a CDS encoding GNAT family N-acetyltransferase — translation MIAGNVQLPHGITARPARPADKAFLTTLHKDSRPELTQLNAEQDFIEMTLKLQLKAQTQGYGGQFPNAIYLILEKNGSRIGKLTLDIGPVELRIIDLAFIPKARDKGFGPAIILWVMKAAAQTRKPLVAPTRRDLTGLMTFLRRYGFVEEEQLSDSVYARMIWFPNQAEMHGGADIRPRTAGGGTL, via the coding sequence ATGATTGCAGGCAATGTTCAGCTGCCTCACGGCATCACGGCGCGCCCCGCCCGGCCGGCGGACAAGGCATTTCTGACCACGCTGCACAAGGACAGCCGGCCCGAGCTGACCCAACTGAACGCGGAGCAGGACTTCATCGAAATGACCCTTAAACTGCAGCTCAAGGCCCAGACCCAGGGCTATGGCGGCCAGTTTCCCAACGCCATCTATCTGATCCTGGAGAAAAACGGCAGCCGCATCGGCAAGCTGACCCTCGACATTGGGCCGGTCGAGCTGCGCATCATCGATCTCGCCTTTATTCCCAAGGCCCGGGACAAGGGCTTTGGCCCGGCCATCATATTGTGGGTGATGAAGGCGGCGGCCCAGACCCGCAAACCCCTGGTAGCCCCCACCCGCCGGGATCTCACCGGGTTGATGACCTTTTTGCGCCGCTACGGATTCGTGGAGGAGGAACAACTCTCCGACTCGGTTTACGCCCGCATGATCTGGTTTCCCAACCAGGCGGAGATGCACGGCGGCGCCGACATTCGGCCCCGGACCGCCGGCGGCGGCACCCTCTGA
- a CDS encoding tellurite resistance TerB family protein has product MDVNKLMKSFLGNSSGFGKGAATGGILGAVLGSKKGRKMAGSGLKYAGLAAAGVMAWKAYQGWQQGKQPEQATPVQEDDFRRVDPRFSPDAPSAGGEPFQLSLMRAMIGAAKADGHVDAAEQQRIFEQVEQLGLAADEKALVFDMLSAPVAMSEIVASARGPEQAAELYLASRLVIDPDQAAERVYLDALAHRLQLPAELVAHLEQQARKGLE; this is encoded by the coding sequence GTGGATGTAAACAAGCTGATGAAATCGTTTCTGGGCAATTCGTCGGGCTTTGGCAAGGGCGCGGCCACCGGCGGCATTCTGGGGGCCGTGCTCGGCAGCAAGAAGGGCCGTAAAATGGCCGGTAGCGGCCTGAAATATGCTGGGCTCGCCGCCGCCGGGGTCATGGCCTGGAAGGCCTATCAGGGCTGGCAGCAAGGCAAACAGCCCGAGCAGGCCACGCCGGTGCAGGAGGATGACTTTCGGCGCGTGGATCCGCGTTTCTCACCAGACGCGCCTTCCGCCGGCGGCGAACCGTTTCAGCTGTCGCTGATGCGCGCCATGATAGGCGCCGCCAAGGCCGATGGTCATGTGGATGCCGCCGAGCAGCAACGCATTTTTGAGCAGGTGGAGCAGCTGGGGCTGGCCGCCGACGAAAAGGCGCTGGTGTTTGACATGCTCTCGGCGCCGGTGGCCATGAGCGAGATAGTGGCCTCGGCCAGGGGCCCGGAGCAGGCGGCGGAGCTGTATCTGGCTTCCCGGCTGGTGATCGATCCCGATCAGGCCGCGGAGCGTGTTTATCTGGACGCGCTGGCCCACCGGCTGCAACTGCCGGCCGAGCTGGTGGCACACCTGGAACAACAGGCCAGAAAGGGGCTGGAATAA
- a CDS encoding YcjF family protein: protein MTLKSKVILDQPLNASKPESLRPGKPLDDEDFLQAEPTPDGLTEALRPRRRHRLWGGALGLMVVLLLVQSGLSLWQTWQDNQWLGAAWSLALALLALAAGRSLWWELKQLRRLGRVSRQRVRAEQLLAEAGHGQARGFCEQLARQSGLDNGDAFAHWQAGLTGDEQDDEVLSLYSRQVLASQDRQARARVLKWSGEAAVMVAASPLAAVDMLLVLWRNLKMMEDITRCYGIRLGALSRLRLLKGVLHHMLYVGVSEAAIDAGMDLLGLELAGRLSARAGQGVGAGLLTARLGLQTMDLCRPIPWQGDEKKQLGGIRRALIDRVASLLARREQKETQ from the coding sequence GTGACCCTCAAGAGCAAGGTCATTCTTGACCAACCCCTGAACGCCTCCAAACCCGAGTCATTGCGCCCCGGAAAACCCCTTGACGACGAGGACTTTCTGCAGGCCGAGCCTACTCCCGATGGCCTTACCGAGGCGTTGCGGCCCAGGCGTCGGCACCGGCTGTGGGGCGGAGCGCTGGGTTTGATGGTGGTGTTGCTGCTGGTGCAGTCCGGGCTGTCGCTATGGCAGACCTGGCAGGACAATCAGTGGCTGGGGGCGGCCTGGAGCCTGGCGCTGGCGTTGCTGGCCCTGGCCGCCGGGCGCAGCCTGTGGTGGGAACTTAAGCAGCTGCGCCGGCTGGGCCGGGTGTCCCGGCAGCGGGTCCGGGCCGAACAGTTGCTGGCCGAGGCCGGCCATGGCCAGGCCCGGGGCTTTTGCGAGCAGTTGGCGCGGCAAAGTGGCCTCGACAACGGCGATGCCTTTGCCCACTGGCAAGCCGGGCTGACCGGTGACGAGCAGGACGATGAGGTGCTGAGCCTGTACAGTCGCCAGGTGCTGGCCAGCCAGGACAGGCAGGCTCGGGCCAGAGTATTGAAATGGTCCGGCGAGGCGGCGGTAATGGTGGCGGCAAGCCCCCTGGCGGCGGTGGACATGCTGCTGGTGCTGTGGCGCAACCTGAAAATGATGGAAGACATTACCCGGTGCTACGGCATTCGCCTTGGTGCCCTGAGCCGGCTGCGGTTGCTGAAAGGAGTGTTGCATCACATGCTCTATGTGGGGGTGTCGGAAGCGGCCATCGACGCCGGCATGGACCTGCTCGGGCTGGAGCTGGCCGGGCGGCTGTCGGCGCGGGCCGGGCAGGGGGTGGGCGCCGGCCTGCTTACCGCCCGCCTGGGCCTGCAGACCATGGACTTGTGCCGGCCCATTCCCTGGCAGGGCGATGAGAAAAAGCAACTGGGCGGCATTCGTCGTGCGCTGATAGACCGGGTGGCGAGCCTGCTGGCCCGGCGCGAACAAAAGGAGACGCAATAG
- a CDS encoding YcjX family protein — MNKTAIRQWRNKAESWVQRGLDKRLRLAVTGLSRSGKTAFITSLVNQLEHAGLDARLPHWLPAAERRVLGSRRVPGRHHHVPAFGYEAALSQLAATPPAWPEPTRGISEITLAIRYCPKNRLKRRLQDTATLYLELVDYPGEWLLDLPLLSMSYAEWSAQQRGLLQTPALARLAHRWLSAGEAIAPDSPADDNRLAPLAAAYTQWLHDIKRECGAYLVQPGRFILPGEYQGAPMLQFVPWVWDEVPAGLNEQHHYGMMETRFEHYKKHLVAGFYRDHFAGFDRQIVLVDCLSALNRGPGSFADLGRAVNAIVQSFDYGKSNWWRRLFAPRIDKLLFAATKADHLTPDQHGRLAHLLDTLVRGGQRHARLSGIDIETLALASIKATTSGEVSHQGESIPALQGRRLDNGEPVTLYPGEVPERLPDAAFWQRQGFDFIDFAPPGWQPEQPLPHVRLDRALAFLLGDKLA, encoded by the coding sequence ATGAACAAAACGGCCATTCGGCAGTGGCGCAACAAGGCCGAGTCCTGGGTGCAGCGGGGGCTCGACAAACGGCTGCGGCTGGCGGTCACGGGCCTGAGCCGCAGCGGCAAGACCGCCTTTATCACCAGCCTGGTCAACCAGCTGGAGCATGCCGGGCTCGATGCCCGGCTGCCCCACTGGTTGCCGGCGGCAGAAAGGCGCGTACTGGGCAGCCGGCGGGTGCCGGGGCGACATCACCATGTGCCGGCCTTTGGCTACGAGGCGGCGCTGAGCCAGCTGGCGGCCACGCCACCGGCCTGGCCCGAGCCTACCCGGGGCATCAGTGAAATCACCCTAGCCATTCGTTACTGCCCCAAAAACCGGCTCAAGCGCCGGCTGCAGGACACCGCCACCCTTTACCTGGAGCTGGTGGACTATCCCGGTGAATGGCTGCTGGATCTGCCGCTGCTGTCCATGAGCTACGCCGAGTGGAGTGCCCAGCAGCGGGGGCTGCTGCAAACACCGGCGCTGGCCCGTCTGGCTCATCGCTGGCTCAGCGCCGGCGAGGCCATCGCCCCCGACAGCCCTGCCGACGATAACCGGCTGGCGCCCCTGGCGGCGGCCTATACGCAGTGGCTGCACGACATCAAACGGGAATGCGGCGCCTACCTGGTGCAGCCGGGGCGCTTTATTTTGCCCGGTGAATACCAGGGTGCGCCCATGCTGCAGTTTGTGCCCTGGGTATGGGACGAGGTGCCGGCGGGGCTTAACGAGCAACACCACTACGGCATGATGGAAACCCGCTTTGAGCATTACAAAAAACACCTGGTGGCGGGCTTTTACCGGGATCACTTCGCCGGTTTTGATCGCCAGATAGTGCTGGTGGACTGCCTGAGCGCCCTGAACCGTGGCCCCGGCAGTTTTGCAGATCTGGGCCGGGCGGTGAACGCCATTGTGCAGAGCTTTGATTACGGCAAGAGCAACTGGTGGCGCCGGCTGTTTGCGCCGCGCATCGACAAGCTGCTGTTTGCCGCCACCAAGGCCGATCACCTCACCCCGGACCAGCACGGGCGGCTGGCTCACTTGCTGGATACCCTGGTTCGGGGTGGGCAGCGCCATGCGAGGCTTTCTGGTATCGACATCGAGACCCTGGCGCTGGCCTCCATCAAGGCCACCACCAGCGGTGAGGTCAGCCACCAGGGTGAAAGCATTCCCGCCCTGCAGGGCCGGCGCCTGGATAACGGCGAGCCGGTGACCCTGTATCCGGGTGAGGTGCCGGAACGCTTGCCCGACGCCGCCTTCTGGCAGCGACAGGGCTTTGATTTTATCGACTTCGCGCCCCCCGGCTGGCAGCCGGAACAGCCGCTGCCGCATGTGCGCCTGGATCGGGCGCTGGCCTTTTTACTGGGAGACAAACTCGCGTGA
- the pspC gene encoding envelope stress response membrane protein PspC, whose translation MASTLINLYRDKRNGKLGGVCAGIARRLEVEPWLVRVLAITGLLFASFLTLVLYIAAWLLLDDIPDNPQPEPAQEHVKAAGWRSGLAPREALERLETRLTRLNTRVAAMERLITSGEFRLRRQFNDLREDK comes from the coding sequence ATGGCGTCAACGCTGATTAACCTTTATCGCGACAAGCGCAACGGCAAGCTGGGCGGGGTGTGCGCCGGCATTGCCCGGCGGCTGGAGGTCGAGCCCTGGCTGGTGCGGGTGCTGGCCATTACCGGCCTGCTGTTTGCCAGCTTTCTTACCCTGGTGCTTTATATCGCCGCCTGGCTGTTGCTGGACGACATACCGGACAACCCTCAGCCCGAGCCGGCCCAGGAGCACGTCAAGGCCGCCGGCTGGCGCTCGGGGCTGGCCCCGCGTGAGGCGCTGGAGCGGCTCGAAACCCGGCTGACGCGACTCAATACCAGGGTGGCGGCCATGGAGCGACTGATCACCTCCGGCGAGTTTCGCCTGCGACGACAATTCAACGATCTGCGCGAGGATAAATGA
- the pspB gene encoding envelope stress response membrane protein PspB has product MTELAWALVAPLNIFLFLVVPIWLVLHYRSKRRLDEGLDDSARTRLEQALQQSEQLAERVDTLERLLDQEVPEWRQR; this is encoded by the coding sequence ATGACCGAATTGGCCTGGGCCCTGGTGGCCCCGTTAAACATCTTTCTGTTCCTGGTGGTGCCCATCTGGCTGGTACTGCATTACCGCAGCAAGCGTCGACTCGATGAGGGCCTGGACGACAGCGCCCGCACCCGCCTTGAGCAGGCCCTGCAACAGTCCGAGCAGCTGGCGGAGCGGGTAGATACCCTGGAACGGCTGCTGGATCAGGAGGTGCCCGAATGGCGTCAACGCTGA
- the pspA gene encoding phage shock protein PspA, translating to MSIFSRMADIINANLNSLLDKAEDPEKMVRLIIQEMEDELVRERSNLARFLAEKKDLLRQIERHHERVDEWQGKAELALTKQREDLARAALLEKKKQSELLTALEQECTLVEDSMNKLSDAIAKLEAKLADARTRQQAMQLRQQSAQSRIQVQERVRRSENQSAIDKFDRMERKIDELEARADLYSQSKGLDQEFAELEVDDAISKELERLKAKMHDNKEPQ from the coding sequence ATGAGCATATTTTCCCGCATGGCCGACATCATTAACGCCAACCTCAATTCGCTGCTCGACAAGGCGGAGGATCCGGAAAAAATGGTGCGGCTGATCATTCAGGAAATGGAAGACGAGCTGGTGCGCGAGCGCTCCAACTTGGCCCGCTTTCTGGCCGAAAAAAAGGACCTGCTGCGCCAGATTGAACGCCACCATGAACGGGTGGACGAATGGCAGGGCAAGGCCGAGCTGGCGCTGACCAAGCAACGGGAAGATCTGGCCCGGGCCGCGTTGCTGGAAAAGAAAAAGCAAAGCGAGCTGCTTACCGCCCTGGAGCAGGAGTGCACCCTGGTGGAAGACAGCATGAACAAACTGTCCGATGCCATTGCCAAACTCGAAGCCAAGCTGGCCGACGCCCGTACCCGTCAGCAGGCCATGCAGCTGCGCCAGCAAAGCGCCCAAAGCCGCATTCAGGTGCAGGAGCGGGTGCGCCGCAGCGAGAACCAGTCGGCCATCGACAAGTTTGATCGCATGGAGCGTAAAATTGATGAACTGGAAGCCCGGGCCGATCTCTACAGCCAGAGCAAGGGCCTGGATCAGGAGTTTGCCGAGCTGGAGGTGGACGACGCCATCAGCAAGGAGCTGGAGCGGCTCAAGGCGAAAATGCATGATAACAAGGAGCCGCAATGA